A segment of the Centropristis striata isolate RG_2023a ecotype Rhode Island chromosome 15, C.striata_1.0, whole genome shotgun sequence genome:
tgcctgtctcctcCTGGGCCATGGCCTcggatgtgtctctgtggatgtgtctctgtggatgtgtctctgtgaatgtgtctctgtggatgtgtctctgtgaatgtgtctctgtgaatgtgtctctgtggatgtgtctctgtgaatgtgtctctgtggatgtgtctctgtgaatgtgtctctgtggatgtgtctctgtggatgtgtctctgtgaatgtgtctctgtgaatgtgtctctgtgattgtGGATGTGTCTctatgaatgtgtctctgtggatgtgtctctgtgaatgtgGATGTGTCTctatgaatgtgtctctgtggatgtgtctctgtgaatgtgtctctgtggatgtgtctctgtggatgtgtctctgtgaatgtgtctctgtggatgtgtctctgtggatgtgaatgtgtctgtggatgtgaatgtgtctgtggatgtgtctctgtgaatgtgtctctgtgaatgtgtctctgtgaatgtgtctctgtgaagtggatgtgtctctgtgaatgtgtctctgtggatgtgtctctgtggatgtgtctctgtgaatgtgtctctgtggatgtgtctctgtgattgtgtctctgtggatgtgtctctgtggatgtgtctctgtgaatgtgtctctgtggatgtgtctctgtgaatgtgtctctgtgaatgtgtctctgtgattgtgtctctgtggatgtgtctctgtgattgtgtctctgtgaatgtgtctctgtggatgtgtctctgtgaatgtgtctctgtgaatgtgtctctgtgattgtgtctctgtggatgtgtctctgtgaatgtgtctctgggaatgtgtctctgtggatgtgtctctgtgattgtgtctctgtgaatgtgtctctgtggatgtgtctctgtgaatgtgtctctgtggatgtgtctctgtggatgtgtctctgtgaatgtgtctctgtggatgtgtctctgtgaatgtgtctctgtggatgtgtctctgtggatgtgaatgtgtctgtggatgtgaatgtgtctgtggatgtgtctctgtgaatgtgtctctgtggatgtgtctctgtgaatgtgtctctgtgaatgtgtctctgtggatgtgtctctgtggatgtgtctctgtgattgtgtctctgtggatgtgtctctgtgattgtgtctctgtggatgtgtctctgtggatgtgtctctgtgaatgtgtctctgtggatgtgtctctgtgaatgtgtctctgtggatgtgtctctgtggatgtgaatgtgtctgtggatgtgaatgtgtctgtggatgtgtctctgtgaatgtgtctctgtggatgtgtctctgtgaatgtgtctctgtgaatgtgtctctgtggatgtgtctctgtggatgtgtctctgtgattgtgtctctgtgtgttatcTGTGTGAGCTTCTGTTTAATAatcccttttttctgtcatattttaatCTGTATTTTATGCTCTGCAAAGTTTACACTAAAAAGCAACATTTGTTCTTGGTCGTAATGCAGATAATTGCTCATTTTTATGAATCCCTAACAAAAGCCTGAAAAAGagcttccagaggatgaaatgtaaagaagaatgcagaatgtaatctctctgtgtgagtaataatgtttCTCAGTtcaaacagaagctgaaggCCCAGGGGGTGAATGACGACGTCACACTGAGCTTtaggaagcaggcagatggaaaagccttccacaaggagaagaagaagaccagaAAGGTGGAGCTTTAATTTAGATTTGCTGTGAAtcagaaaagtgtgtttctttactcagatACCCCTTTTGGACCAAAGCAGTTTCAGGAGCGTTTGGAGCCGGTGCtagtgctggttcacagttggttccacttgtgaaccagctctgaacctgttttCTTTTCCACAGAGAGCCTGGTCATTACGTCTCTGTTAACGTCTGTATGTCTCCGTCCTCTCAGCCAGTATAACAACaacagactacatgtctctacagcACATCTGCTGCTCATCTAGATCACTATGGACGCCCAATACATTCTGATTAACACTCAACGTAACATgctaatgttggactttgttgttagctaacgctagcacgctagcAATCACCCGCTAACATTAGCCCACTAGCtcgcccgtatcaatcacattgcagttaaacaaatcaaatatatGAATGAAACACGTTTCAGTTGGTGTCTCTCAACGggccgagttggtcttgttggtcagatagccccgcccccagccccgcccccagcccctgatatAAGCAGTTCACAGTTCAACACCAGCAGACAGTTGGTGCCGtagtggaaccagttttcccggCTGGGAACTGGTTCTTTGGcagtggaaaaccaaagaactgtTTTCAATTGGGCACCGGCCTGAAACCGGCTCTGGTGGAAAAGGGGTCAGAGTctttgtgtgatgtgtgagaatagagctgcaacaattagctgATTAATCGActcgttgcagctgtttttatcatcaaataatcagtttagtcattttacaagctcaaatgtcaaatatctgctggttccagcttctccagtttaaagatttaatgcttttattgctcataaacttatatttactgaTATTTAAACATAGAGAGACTGTcggtttattaaaacaagacattttaattgatctgtttgggctgtgggaaattataacaggcaatgttttattatttttcacattttatagctaagataatataaatgagatctgactggaatcaactccagtgaaaatacacctttaaactttaatgttgtgttgaatcattcaaatctactttcaggagtaaaaacatctttcttcatttgagttaatatatcgcatcaaaacatgccaaacagttctggcttttcaaatatgaatatttaatgcttttcttagtcatatatggtcataaacttatatttactcataAATTAAACGtgttggtttattattattattattatacaagacttttgaattcatgtgtgtgtgctgtggggatttataacagagatttttcactattttctgacatttcattgataatattaataagattagattacacatattctttatgatgagaTCAGATATTTGGTTCCTTCAGCTTCATATGTTTTGGTTTATAAATTAAAGTGTCACTGGGAAcaatacagttattaaaataaaaccagacttttacatttttaataaaaaataattttaatgaaataaaaataatattcaacaaagtaatgttgttgtgaaaatgtatgattaaataacataataatgtctgcaatgaatttaataaatttCTTTAATAAATTCACAAGTTGTCtgtttctttatatttgtcataatttacttgtgtgatgatttatttggtattttctttttcatggagATAATAGAGAACACTTTCCATAATTCTGATGattttaacaataaatggcTTCTGATCTATAATCTTTTATAAAGTTTCATCATCTCTGAGATTTATATTTTAGGCTTTATTAAGAGTTATAATAGTTTACTGCCTGTTCCTGCTGTTTATCAAGgattacaaattatttttctcatcagttaaataaaatgtatgttagTAATGAAGCTGGAAAGATTTTTTTGGAGACGTCTGGCTTCctgctgttttcatttattctcTTTATTTGAGTCCTtgctcctttctttcctttttgttgttttaaagatgCATTTTGAGTTGAATATTACACATTACTATGTATATATTTCTTAAATCTAATAACCCCTGaagcattcacacacttacacacgtACTGAATGAACCGAGCTGCCCCCCTATGGGACCAACCAGtatatatataagaatataTGGATATAAATATGGATACATTGTGTTAATATATGGTTATATCTGCTCTTCAGTCAAAGTAATGCCACTTAAACAACAGAGTggtaatatattcattttagaaataaacattaaaactctctctatatttatattaatcaaGTCCAAGTTTAAAACAAGTTCTTCATGATAAAATAGTGCTGACTCTGCACTTTGACAGCATGTAGCTGTGTATTAACTGGTGCCCCGACAGAAAGGGAGGAACGTTAATGTTTGTCTGCCTAGAGACAACAGCAAAAACATGTGATTGGATAACAGCTTTCAGGACAGTAACCCTTTCATGTCTGCAGGACACTTGATTTAAACTGAggctaaaaaaacaataatgccTTTATTTCAGATATGAAGTATGATATTTCTAAAGCTGGTGTCTGAACACAGAGAAGAggtagagggagacagagaaggaggagaggaaccgtCAGGGGGAACAAAGTGGAGAATCACAgggattaaacattgttttctgaatgcttcatagatttatttcaatgttgctttcatgtgatgacacaacagagaagtcagaggcagaatctcattatttggtacatgcagtaaatcacagtgtagccaataaggagtcagacagcagctgaaggatcctcacagtgtgaagaggagggagccactgaaggtgctgtggttgtttgtACTGTCATAGAGAGAAAGGCCTCCTGGGAGAACGAGGTGGATTTcatctcctgccatcagctccaagacaacagagttagtcAAATATTCTAAACCTGTCACTTCCTTATCCTTCACATTAACCATGATCTTCTGGTTGTTCTTGAACACATAGATACCCATCCATTCTTTTTGGTAACCACACAGAGTGAACTGGAAGTAGTAGACCCCTCTGACTGGAGCTGTGAAGAAACCTACAgagcagaaaattaaaaactgtaacaaatgtagattaacacgagtaaacatgttgatgtgagctgcagtaaattacctgTAGATGGACTGTAAGCATCGCCAATGTTGGTgaagactttgctgtatttcagtgtgATGTCTTTGTCGAATGGTCCAACATCTCCATCATCAGTCAGAGCTGCGTAAAAGGCCACCTTCCTccctgttaacaaaacaaagTCAGTGTCATGTCATGTGttatttataagcgcctttcagaacacccaaggtcactttacaaaaaagcataaaataatttaaaaacagtggcaacaaaataaaacattgaacagTATTGACATGGTGAGTGGGTGACTAGGTGGTGTATGCTTGTCTGAACAGATAAGTATTGAGTCTGGATTTGAAAAGTGGCAAGGAGTCAATGGTGCGGAGGTCAGGAGGAGATTGTTCCAGAGCcggggagcagagcggctgaaggCTCTACTGCCcatggtgaggaggaggagcagggacaGAGAGCtagagggtggaggaggagcggagTGGAGACGTGGAGGAGGTCCAAGATGTACGGTGGAGCCAGGTTGTGAAACGCTTTGAAGGTGATGAGGAGTATTTTGAAGTTGATCTGGTGTTTTATTGGAGGCCAGTGGATTCTTGCAGGATGGGGGTGATGTGGTGATGGTGGGAGTCGGGTTATGATGCAGAgttctggaggagctgcaggttcTGGAGGGTTTTGTTAGGGACACCAGGAGCAGGGAGGTGCAGTAATCAATCCAGGAGGTGA
Coding sequences within it:
- the LOC131986186 gene encoding complement C1q-like protein 2 — its product is MVVELNLQVELLQGENSDLQRELLISKFRINQLERENAAQETRLTATESKTSDLETENAGRKVAFYAALTDDGDVGPFDKDITLKYSKVFTNIGDAYSPSTGFFTAPVRGVYYFQFTLCGYQKEWMGIYVFKNNQKIMVNVKDKEVTGLEYLTNSVVLELMAGDEIHLVLPGGLSLYDSTNNHSTFSGSLLFTL